AGTCATACAATTCATCAatcaataaacataataatCAGCAAgataatcaataatgaaaataattacagACGTAGTATATGACATATACATGTCAGATAAATAACATCTTTTTTTCTATTAGTCATAAAATGTATGCGACTAGTTTAGTACTTTTAGATAATAAAGATTGAAGGATTATAGTGCTCATCCTCCACAGAAGAACCTACACCCACTATTAAATGGCTTCAATGTTCTGATCTACTAAGAGCCCAACTGCTTTTATCCAAACTGAGCTGTAATGTCTATTGTGTAATATGATGCATTGAGTCATATTCAGTGCTTCCTTTGTCACTGTGTATCTGCCTTTACAGTAAACTTCCAGATTTTGATCATCACCATGTCAGTGGTGGGAGGCGTCTTCATTATCGGCATTCTGGtttgctgcttctgctgctgcaagTGTGAAAGAATTGGGTAAGCATTAAGTCATGTGATGTGCTGGCTCTGAAATCTGGTTTAACATGGCAGGAGGAGGACGGGGAACACAATGGGTTGTTTTACTGCGAGGCCAGGCTGATACCGCCGTCTCCAAAAGTCTGCCAGAATTTGTAGCTGCAGCTtagttttggggaaaaaaacattaatctTTCTATTTAGAAGTGGTCTAGCCTCTTGGTAATCTAATAATGGCTTTTGGATGATGAGGAGACggatatacatttgaaatattagaCTATCTGTTGCATGCTGCATTATGTGCTGTATTAGGCTGAATGCGAAGCACATCAGACTCACTATTGTCATTTATTTCGcaatgcatatatatatatgtataatcaCATATTCTTTTATTGTAGGAACAAGAAAGAAGACGCAAAGATGGAGCGACAAACCCGTGCAAGAAAGAACCGTCAAAAAGCAAAGTAAATGGCTATGAGGAggggattttaaaaaagataaagaagcCCTTATTGCTGGTACTGTCattataaatataacaatagAACTAACATAACAGTGAGTCTCCTACACTACATTTTGTTGACTGTCCACAACATTATgttgataaataaacattaattaggaaatctaaagaaaataataatttttcTAAGTGGCAGATGTATACAATGTGAAATAGGGTTTTTGGTATAAACTTAAGCGCTCTACAGCAGTACTTTGTTTGATCCTCAGTGAGAATTCAAACAGTCTAGATGTGAGGGCATCCACTGTTCTCTGTTGTCCAACAacttgtctttgtttctttccctACAGGACAACAGAGATGCAGATGAGACATGACGAGATCAGGCAAAAATATGGTGAGACTATTTTCTTGTTTGAGTGGgtaataaatgtactttttgaatatcaaaaaaaatatgtctttCTTTACATGCTCAATAATGAAATAGTTGCAGAATTAATGTATAATGGGATACAATCAAATAGACAAAATAAGCTAAAGATATAAACATGTGGGCCgataaaacaagaaaacattaaAGTCTCACAAATCAGGAGAAagaagttttttaaaaaaccaatACATGTAGTTCAGTAGCTCCATCTATTGGATAGAAATGATACTGCATAAACGCTGTACATTTATTTACcgcattttaattaaaattatttttggGGAGAACAAGacatttagaaatatgtttgcttttacAAAATTTGAATTGCATCCAACTTTCAAAACACTTACAATAAAGTGCTATGCTGGAAGCCATAAAATGAGTTATATGAATTGTtctctgttgttatttttaggTATTGCAAAGGAAAACCCATACGCCCGTATGGACGATCATTAAGAAGAATCTCAGCGATGACTCCTCCACATAAATCCTTAAGTTGATCTTATTGATGCCAGTAACATTAAGATACACAAAACTATGATGATCTGATTTCATTTCAgtgtttgtcaaaaaatgtcacCAAGATGTCCTGAAATTATTTTGACTAAGTGTTCACCGTTTCCTTCACCTAACATTTCATATTCTATGCACATTGTGTTCTGCTGTTATACCAGGGTAATATTTCTtatgtcttattttttttcataagGATTGTATGAGCATCTGTTCAGTTCAAAACCTATTGTCCAACAAGCTATACAACATCACTGTGTTATTTTGCATATAATGCATAAAATGCcatattattagtttttttacaACTCAAGAGCAAGTGTGGTGCTTCATAAATAATAGCAATTTAATGTTCATACTATTGTTATAATACACACTACTTTACTGATCAGTACtgaaagaacaacatttatttttataaaaaatggtATAACATGTGACTTAATGGactaaagaaatgtgttttcttgaaCTACATGTGAGTGATTTGATTATTGTGCAGCATTTGTTTTCAACCAATTgtgataatttaaaaaataaatacatttttttgtgacTTTCAATTTccatcatttaaacatttcataatttCCCTGATACACCTTACACAAACACTTTTACAGAAACATTAGGGCTCAAAAGAAACTGTTCAGTACTGACAAAGAATGGAACTATTAAACCCAGTGGAAAGTAATTTCATCTGCGTGCTTTCATCTCACCCTCTTACTTCAGCAAGGATACAAATAATCTGcaagtttttctctttcttttcatgcaCGTTGCAGTTCCTGAGAACAATTtgctcatatttgttttttgtgtttggtttctgaaTCCCAATGCAAAAAAAgggtattttatttctttttttaactattAGGATCTTTGGTCAAATGCAGAAGGGCGCTTTTGTTATCCCTATCTCGCGGGAACGCGGATATTAGATTGCACGCTCACGTATACTCGCTCACGAATGAACGTCGAACATGTGACCTCTATTTGTcgaattacatttcaaatcagtACGCGCGCGCACCTGATCTAAACGAAAGAGCCGGAGGTGCTGATAGCCCGCAATTAACAGACTGCTTCTGcgttaaaaataaacatccGTTAAAACAGCACAATGTCTGAAGAGCAACCAAAGGTCAGtaacatttctctgtttcttcGAAGGAACGTCTTGCTCATGTTTGCTGTTGGCTGCTTGTGGTGCCAGTTGCAAGTTACCGTTAGCTAATTCAgctaagctaatgctagctgCTTTCAGGCTACAGACTCCGCATTTGAGCGGGTCGACGGTGAAAACAAAGGTTGACCAAATAGCGGATCTTTTGGCGAACACCGCTCCGTTTGCGCTCTCCCATCAGTATTAACATCCGCCATTGCTAGCTAACGCGTCTCAGTTGTTTAGTCTTAAAATTAGGTCGGTTTGTTAACGCTGGCTCCGGAGAATGCAAGTGAAATTAATGAtttgtgttcttcttttgcGCCATTGTGGCTTTCAGCGCCAGTTTGAACATGATTAGCTTGCTATGCTAACCACATGAAGAATCACGATTCAAGGTTCCAACACTTCATATACCTACAGTGTAGTTATCGCAATGAGTCCTTAGTCCAaggctcttccaacaatgcaacatactgtatatgacacAAAGTAATACAGCAAATAAAATATTACAGAGAAGACCTAAATAGTGCAATACTATGTTGCAAGACCAGtgtgcaagtaatgcaggagAATACAACTATTAACATGTCAAATACCAAACTAAGGTAAATGTTGCAACTGACCAAGTAAATGCAAACGTCTAtaaacatgtaaatagaataatataaacaacaacatcatgcagaataaatactgcttattgttgaaataaatacattcgtGAGATCCAACAGAAGGTGAGTGTGTGGGTTTGAGTTTAAATGATGAAGCTTGCCGCTACGACCAAGCTCTTTCAATTGAAACTTTAACCCCAGCTAAAATGAGCAAGCTGTAGAATCTACAACAGCAAACTACAATGTACACCGGCAGTTTAACGTGTAATGATGGCGGTCGGTGGCTGCTTGTAGTAACCACAAACACTTCAATGGTAGTAACGGCAGAGGTTGGAAACGAAATGATTAAGCATTGTTGTCTTCCCGAATGATTTGGGtctgaattacattttcaaactcTTCAATGCATTCCCACATGGTGGTTTTAATGTCGTCATCGTGTTATTATGTGAGTTTAATGGGGGTTGCCGGATATTGGATAATGTCCCAATATCTCAGGTATTTTGCtaatgagtgtttttttgttgttgttgttgcaggagGGAGTGAAGACGGAGAATGAACACATAAACCTCAAGGTGGCTGGTCAGGATGGGTCCGTTGTACAGTTCAAAATCAAAAGGCATACCCCTCTCAGCAAACTAATGAAAGCATACTGCGACAGACAGGTACAGTTATTTTGAAAGGCTGAAACGTATACCTGTATATCCCTGCGGGTGGATTGAACCATGACTTAATAACCAACACAATGGACTTAATGAATGAGCCAactgttgattatattttgtttatagcGGGTGGGTgcaatatttcattaaaattccatttgtttgttttgtcttacAGGGACTGTCAATTCGTCAGATAAGGTTTAGGTTTGATGGACAGCCAATTAATGAAACGGACACACCCTCACAGGTTAGTAAAAGCTGGTCTTGTAGATGGACATGATTAATGAGTAAGATTAATCATTCAGTTGTGCTGCAAACTACAGACGTGTCTGGCGCAGCGTCCCTCCCTGCTGGGGTGTTACACTTACATTAGGCCTT
This genomic stretch from Eleginops maclovinus isolate JMC-PN-2008 ecotype Puerto Natales chromosome 7, JC_Emac_rtc_rv5, whole genome shotgun sequence harbors:
- the sumo3b gene encoding small ubiquitin-related modifier 3; translation: MSEEQPKEGVKTENEHINLKVAGQDGSVVQFKIKRHTPLSKLMKAYCDRQGLSIRQIRFRFDGQPINETDTPSQLEMEDEDTIDVFQQQTGGVFS